A window of Chaetodon auriga isolate fChaAug3 chromosome 2, fChaAug3.hap1, whole genome shotgun sequence contains these coding sequences:
- the LOC143337778 gene encoding G-protein coupled receptor 61-like translates to MEPMWNSSHPPPQLMSNVSASSLPESWALSQSLALLAMLLMDLLAVVGNVAVMAVIAKAPQLHKFAFVFHLCVVDLLAALVLMPLGMLSSRAFFGEALCRSYLFLSVCLVSAAILSISVINVERYYYIIHPMRYEVKMTVGLVASVLVGIWVKALAMSALPLLAWFLQGGRIPLLESSGVGGGGGGAVPSPPAQGHRRCSLHWTGGGSNRLAFMVLFTLVYFLCPLLVILVVYCNMFKVARVAAMHHGPLPTWMDTPRRQRSESLSSRSTMVTSSGTGTGTGRATPQRPFGGGKAAAVLAAVGGQFLCCWLPYFTFHLYSALAASPPATLASLEEVVTWIGYFCFTSNPFFYGCLNRQIREELGKHLPCLFRRAGVEMEDRLPSREGSIEENFLQFLQGTGCNLDPQNSHSTSSPKGEACCPVAQSQPLEPVQPIPIDFRIPGQIAEETSEFTESEQPKNNHIYTDN, encoded by the coding sequence ATGGAGCCAATGTGGAACTCCTCCCACCCACCTCCACAGCTCATGTCCAACgtgtctgcctcctctctgcctgagAGCTGGGCTCTGTCCCAGTCGCTAGCCCTGCTGGCCATGCTGCTCATGGATCTGCTGGCTGTGGTGGGTAACGTGGCTGTCATGGCGGTCATTGCCAAGGCCCCACAGCTCCACAAGTTTGCCTTTGTCTTCCACCTGTGCGTGGTGGACCTGCTGGCAGCCCTGGTGCTGATGCCCCTTGGCATGCTCTCAAGCCGAGCCTTCTTCGGGGAGGCCCTGTGCCGGAGCTACCTCTTTCTCAGTGTGTGCCTGGTTAGTGCTGCCatcctctctatctctgtcaTCAATGTGGAGCGTTACTACTACATCATACACCCTATGCGCTATGAAGTAAAGATGACTGTCGGCCTGGTGGCGTCAGTGCTGGTGGGGATTTGGGTCAAAGCCCTGGCCATGTCTGCTCTGCCGCTGCTCGCTTGGTTCCTACAAGGTGGGAGAATTCCTCTTCTGGAGAGTAGTGGGgttgggggaggaggaggtggggctGTTCCATCTCCCCCTGCTCAGGGTCACAGGCGCTGCTCACTACATTGGACAGGAGGAGGGTCAAACCGCTTGGCCTTCATGGTCCTGTTTACTCTGGTGTATTTCCTGTGTCCACTACTGGTCATTCTTGTTGTGTACTGCAATATGTTCAAAGTGGCTCGGGTAGCAGCCATGCACCACGGGCCTCTGCCCACCTGGATGGACACTCCTCGGCGGCAGCGTTCAGAATCGCTCAGCAGCCGTTCCACGATGGTAACCAGCTCTGGGACGGGGACTGGGACAGGCAGGGCGACCCCACAGCGCCCCTTTGGAGGCGgaaaggctgcagcagtgttAGCAGCAGTAGGTGGGCAATTCCTTTGTTGCTGGCTGCCCTACTTTACTTTCCACCTGTATTCAGCACTGGCTGCCAGCCCTCCAGCTACATTAGCTTCTCTGGAGGAGGTGGTCACCTGGATTGGCTACTTCTGCTTCACCTCCAATCCCTTCTTCTATGGTTGTCTCAACCGACAGATCCGGGAGGAGCTGGGCAAGCATCTGCCTTGTCTGTTTCGTCGAGCAGGGGTTgagatggaggacagactgCCCAGCCGTGAAGGATCTATAGAGGAGAatttccttcagtttcttcaggGCACTGGCTGCAACTTGGATCCTCAAAACTCTCACAGCACCTCCAGTCCTAAAGGGGAGGCCTGCTGCCCCGTGGCTCAGTCCCAGCCACTGGAGCCAGTGCAGCCCATACCGATTGATTTCCGCATCCCTGGACAAATTGCAGAAGAGACTTCAGAATTTACGGAGAGTGAACAGCCGAAAAACAACCATATATATACAGACAATTAA
- the LOC143326145 gene encoding amphoterin-induced protein 1-like, whose translation MGKSLWVSHRTSEAVFRRRSFLAVLPLALLLPTVRVSAQFIGSPLDCHKTCVCASNIISCSKMNLTNVPTALPKYTAVLDLSFNFITRLRAEWTPVKLSRLHSLLLSHNGLKFLSSEAFVYVTKIRYLDLSSNCLRQLDEYIFEPLEHLEVLLLYNNCISQIDRSAFSGLVSLQRLYLSHNQISRFPLELVKERSRLESLRLLDVSSNRIKALTLHELQALPAWIKNGLYFHNNSLPCSCELYDMVAHWNLKELSSVTDFKLSHTCVLPGPQKNKMAILDLDKVYLNCSEVRIMDEEAYLEQFLVLDCDTRQRDMKKSWVLPGDVPLSAAYKTAVMRPDGSLQIGPLKTEDSGVYSCYATSDSFNETVYVTVVVYNSTMRGGLENLKTAYTTLVACLVSVVMVLIYLYLTPCRCPCCPGQGLEKNDPGDSLHSSTVSISHDETRQERMEDGGFPYRHVAFLEHKEQLEQNGRLNPIGEEDEEWQGDSTERRRSDAESVSSDTPMVV comes from the coding sequence ATGGGGAAGTCGCTCTGGGTTTCCCACCGTACCTCTGAAGCAGTGTTCAGAAGAAGGAGCTTCCTCGCAGTCCTGCCTCTGGCTTTATTGTTGCCAACAGTGAGAGTCAGTGCGCAGTTCATTGGAAGCCCTCTGGACTGCCACAAGACTTGTGTGTGCGCCAGTAACATCATCAGCTGTTCTAAGATGAATCTAACCAACGTTCCCACTGCTCTTCCAAAATATACAGCTGTTCTGGATCTCAGCTTCAACTTCATCACCAGGCTACGTGCAGAGTGGACCCCTGTCAAACTCAGCAGACTGCACAGTCTGCTGCTCAGCCACAACGGCCTCAAATTCCTCTCCTCTGAGGCGTTTGTGTATGTGACGAAGATTCGTTACCTGGACCTGTCCTCTAATTGCCTCCGCCAGCTGGACGAGTACATTTTTGAGCCGCTGGAGCACCTGGAGGTGCTGCTGCTTTATAACAACTGCATCTCTCAGATAGATCGCTCTGCCTTCTCTGGCCTCGTCAGCCTGCAGAGGCTCTACCTGAGCCACAATCAGATCTCGCGCTTCCCCTTAGAGCTGGTGAAGGAGCGGAGCCGGCTGGAAAGTCTCAGGCTGCTGGATGTGTCCTCAAACCGAATCAAAGCGCTGACCCTCCATGAGCTTCAGGCTCTGCCCGCCTGGATCAAGAATGGCCTGTACTTCCACAACAACTCTCTGCCCTGTAGCTGTGAGCTGTACGACATGGTGGCACACTGGAACCTCAAGGAGCTCAGCTCTGTCACTGACTTCAAGCTCAGCCACACGTGTGTTTTACCAGGcccacagaaaaacaaaatggccaTACTGGATCTGGACAAGGTCTATTTGAACTGCAGTGAGGTCAGAATTATGGATGAAGAAGCTTATCTGGAGCAGTTCCTGGTCCTGGACTGTGACACCAGGCAGAGGGACATGAAGAAGAGCTGGGTGCTGCCTGGAGACGTTCCCTTGTCTGCAGCATACAAGACTGCTGTGATGCGTCCTGACGGCAGCCTCCAGATTGGGCCCCTGAAAACCGAGGACTCGGGAGTCTACAGCTGCTACGCCACCAGTGACTCCTTCAATGAGACGGTGTATGTGACTGTAGTGGTGTATAATTCCACCATGAGAGGTGGACTGGAGAACCTAAAAACGGCCTACACCACCCTCGTAGCATGCCTGGTCAGTGTCGTGATGGTTCTCATCTACCTCTATCTCACACCCTGTCGCTGCCCTTGTTGTCCAGGTCAGGGCCTGGAGAAAAATGACCCCGGAGACAGCCTGCACTCTTCGACTGTCAGCATCTCACACGATGAGACACGCCAAGAAAGAATGGAAGACGGAGGCTTCCCTTACAGACACGTGGCCTTCCTGGAACACAAGGAACAGCTGGAGCAGAATGGGCGGTTGAACCCGATAGGTGAGGAAGACGAAGAGTGGCAGGGGGACAGCACGGAGAGAAGGAGGTCTGACGCAGAGTCTGTCAGCTCCGATACCCCCATGGTGGTGTAA